From one Gemella morbillorum genomic stretch:
- the fni gene encoding type 2 isopentenyl-diphosphate Delta-isomerase, whose protein sequence is MRKKDHIRLALQDKTTATSLDNYAIDYNSIPRFGLADIDTSTTVCGTKWDFPFFINAITAGGEDCNKINNDFVEISKITGIEFFPGSYSPALKNEEDAKAYPKGYSVNLGLDKEPSLILKAITDTNARYLQMHTNPLQEIVMPEGDHNFESWFTTLQEVSENSPIPVILKETGFGINEETIKLALDLKLAAVDVSGMGGTNFARIENGRRDNKSVYLENIGYTTAESLENVYPYRDKIDIIASGGIRNPLDVVKCLALGAKAVGVSKIFLDILVNDGKDALIAEIEKWKKEIKFLMILMNAKTIQELDGKIRKLN, encoded by the coding sequence ATGAGAAAAAAAGATCATATCCGTCTAGCTCTTCAAGACAAAACAACCGCAACTAGTCTTGATAACTACGCAATAGACTACAACAGTATTCCACGTTTTGGACTAGCTGATATAGATACTTCAACTACAGTTTGTGGCACGAAATGGGACTTTCCATTTTTTATAAATGCTATTACCGCTGGAGGAGAAGACTGTAATAAAATAAATAACGATTTTGTTGAAATAAGTAAAATCACAGGTATCGAATTTTTCCCAGGGTCTTATTCGCCTGCATTAAAAAATGAAGAAGACGCCAAAGCTTATCCAAAAGGTTATTCTGTTAATCTTGGACTTGATAAAGAACCTTCTCTTATCTTAAAAGCTATTACTGATACAAATGCTCGTTACCTACAAATGCATACTAATCCTCTCCAAGAAATAGTTATGCCGGAAGGGGATCACAACTTTGAATCTTGGTTTACAACATTACAAGAAGTTAGTGAAAATTCACCTATCCCTGTAATATTAAAAGAAACTGGTTTCGGTATTAATGAAGAAACAATAAAACTTGCACTTGATTTGAAGCTAGCTGCTGTTGATGTTAGCGGTATGGGTGGAACAAACTTTGCACGAATAGAAAACGGGCGTCGAGATAATAAATCGGTATATTTAGAAAATATCGGTTATACTACTGCTGAAAGTCTTGAAAATGTATATCCTTATCGTGATAAAATTGATATTATCGCTAGCGGTGGTATTCGTAATCCATTAGATGTTGTGAAATGTTTAGCTTTAGGAGCGAAAGCTGTTGGGGTTTCTAAAATCTTTTTAGACATCCTAGTTAATGACGGAAAAGATGCCTTAATCGCTGAAATAGAAAAGTGGAAGAAAGAAATCAAGTTCTTAATGATTTTAATGAATGCTAAAACTATTCAAGAATTAGATGGAAAAATTAGAAAGTTAAATTAA
- the rpsU gene encoding 30S ribosomal protein S21 — MSKTVVRKNESLEDALRRFKRAVSKNGTIQEVRKREFYEKPSVRRKKKSEAARKRKY, encoded by the coding sequence ATGTCAAAAACTGTAGTTCGTAAAAATGAATCACTAGAAGATGCACTACGTCGTTTTAAACGTGCTGTTTCTAAAAACGGAACTATCCAAGAAGTTCGTAAACGTGAGTTTTATGAAAAACCAAGCGTTCGTCGTAAGAAAAAATCTGAAGCGGCTAGAAAACGTAAATATTAA
- the selA gene encoding L-seryl-tRNA(Sec) selenium transferase has protein sequence MSKHLLSQIPAINKILLLDEIKELMNTYTEVAIKSAIKQYIEEIKQAILNEELSEVPSLSKIVGEVARIVEKEDKNSLRRVINATGTILHTNLGRSLLSEKIKENIESVAFNYSNLEFDIDNKKRGSRYVHLIDIIKKLTGAEDVLVVNNNAAAVLLTLNTLVKDQEIIVSRGELVEIGGAFRIPEIIKLSGGVPVEVGTTNKTHLKDYENAITEETGALLKVHTSNYKILGFTESVSNEEISYLARENELVSINDLGSGQFVDFSKFGLPYEPTVKEILDSGIDIVTFSGDKLLGGPQAGIIVGKKKYIEKMKKNQLTRALRVDKMTLASLEATLKLYLDEKDALEHIPTLHMISLSKERLFGKADVLKTKLSSLDFDIRIEEDKAEVGGGSYPASYLESVAVKLTHRKLHATEIERRLLEVEIPIITRIKDNSIILDMRTLRTREFDIVKAALEEVTK, from the coding sequence ATGTCAAAACACTTACTTTCACAAATACCAGCAATAAATAAGATATTGTTATTAGATGAAATAAAAGAACTAATGAATACTTATACAGAAGTAGCGATAAAATCAGCAATAAAACAATATATTGAAGAAATTAAACAAGCTATTTTGAATGAAGAATTATCAGAAGTGCCAAGCCTTAGTAAAATAGTAGGAGAAGTAGCAAGAATAGTAGAAAAAGAAGATAAAAATTCACTGCGTAGGGTGATAAATGCAACTGGAACAATACTACACACAAATTTAGGACGAAGCTTATTAAGTGAAAAAATAAAGGAAAATATAGAAAGTGTTGCTTTTAATTACTCAAATCTTGAATTTGATATTGATAATAAAAAACGTGGTAGTCGTTATGTTCACCTTATAGATATTATTAAAAAATTAACAGGCGCAGAGGATGTTCTTGTTGTTAATAATAACGCGGCAGCAGTTTTATTAACATTGAACACTTTAGTAAAAGATCAAGAAATTATTGTATCACGTGGAGAATTGGTAGAAATAGGTGGAGCATTCAGAATTCCTGAGATAATCAAACTTAGTGGAGGAGTACCGGTAGAAGTAGGTACAACAAATAAAACGCATTTGAAAGATTATGAGAATGCAATTACTGAAGAAACAGGTGCTTTACTTAAAGTTCATACAAGTAATTACAAAATTTTAGGATTTACTGAGAGCGTATCAAATGAGGAAATTTCATATTTAGCACGTGAGAATGAATTAGTTTCGATTAATGACTTGGGAAGTGGACAATTTGTTGATTTTTCAAAATTTGGCTTACCATATGAACCAACGGTAAAAGAAATATTAGATAGTGGTATCGATATTGTAACATTTAGTGGAGACAAGCTACTAGGTGGACCTCAAGCAGGAATAATTGTTGGTAAGAAAAAATATATAGAAAAAATGAAAAAAAACCAACTTACTCGTGCATTGCGTGTAGATAAAATGACTCTAGCATCACTAGAAGCAACATTAAAACTATACCTAGATGAAAAAGATGCTTTAGAACACATACCAACATTACATATGATTTCTTTATCTAAAGAACGTTTATTTGGAAAAGCAGATGTCCTAAAAACAAAATTAAGTAGTCTTGATTTTGATATTAGGATAGAAGAAGATAAAGCAGAAGTAGGAGGAGGAAGTTATCCAGCTAGTTATCTTGAAAGTGTCGCTGTAAAACTTACTCATAGAAAACTTCATGCAACAGAAATAGAACGTAGACTATTAGAAGTTGAGATTCCTATAATCACACGTATTAAAGATAATAGTATTATTCTTGATATGCGTACATTACGCACAAGAGAATTTGATATAGTAAAAGCTGCTTTAGAAGAAGTAACGAAGTAA
- a CDS encoding DUF3343 domain-containing protein, which translates to MIEEGLVVFNSTHDAIKADDICATKDLGASLIPTHPSISAGCGFMLKVAWEKFDVVVKVLIAEKIEYKGLYYSKKAGIKRVVTELKDYQIK; encoded by the coding sequence ATGATAGAAGAGGGACTAGTGGTTTTTAATAGCACACATGATGCGATAAAAGCGGATGATATTTGCGCTACAAAGGATTTAGGGGCATCATTAATTCCGACACATCCATCTATAAGTGCTGGATGCGGATTTATGCTAAAGGTAGCATGGGAAAAGTTTGATGTAGTTGTGAAAGTATTAATAGCTGAGAAAATTGAATATAAAGGCTTGTACTATTCAAAAAAAGCAGGAATAAAAAGGGTAGTAACAGAATTGAAAGACTATCAAATAAAATAA
- the yedF gene encoding sulfurtransferase-like selenium metabolism protein YedF has protein sequence MKKEKLNAQGLACPLPVIQTKKLLLENDVVETTVDNFIATQNLEKMANQLGYNFEMVEEAKDKYIVTISKGEVTEGVVIDTLCDKCVVPVTQAKRTLEEEPKVTLLVRLQEHVDSLEKFAEKNNHEIKVSTIEEGFKVEITRKEVATQEELPVVKDESYIVVINKSQMGHGSEELGKRLIKAYLYALSEQEVLPKKIIFYNGGGLLVDKTRSHVLDELRELENNGVEIVCCGACIDYNKIDLAVGNPTNMYFIVEDMRKANRVIQP, from the coding sequence ATGAAAAAAGAAAAATTAAATGCTCAAGGGTTAGCATGTCCACTACCAGTTATCCAAACTAAAAAACTATTATTAGAAAATGATGTAGTTGAAACTACAGTTGATAATTTTATAGCGACTCAAAATTTAGAAAAAATGGCAAATCAATTAGGGTACAACTTTGAAATGGTAGAAGAAGCGAAGGATAAATATATTGTTACTATATCAAAAGGGGAAGTAACAGAAGGTGTCGTAATAGATACTCTTTGTGATAAATGTGTTGTTCCAGTAACTCAAGCGAAAAGAACTTTAGAAGAAGAGCCAAAAGTAACTTTATTGGTAAGACTTCAAGAACATGTGGATAGCTTAGAAAAATTTGCAGAAAAGAATAATCACGAAATTAAAGTATCAACTATAGAAGAAGGATTTAAAGTAGAGATTACGCGTAAAGAAGTAGCAACACAAGAAGAATTGCCAGTAGTTAAAGATGAGAGCTACATAGTTGTTATTAATAAAAGTCAAATGGGGCATGGTAGTGAAGAATTAGGGAAACGTTTGATTAAAGCGTATCTATATGCACTTAGTGAACAAGAAGTATTACCTAAGAAAATTATTTTCTATAATGGCGGTGGATTATTAGTAGATAAAACAAGAAGTCATGTTCTTGATGAACTAAGAGAGCTAGAAAATAATGGTGTAGAAATTGTTTGCTGTGGTGCGTGTATAGATTATAACAAGATAGACCTAGCTGTAGGTAATCCAACAAACATGTACTTTATTGTGGAAGACATGAGAAAAGCAAATAGAGTAATTCAGCCATAG
- a CDS encoding class I SAM-dependent methyltransferase: MSDLEKLFFKIDKQVEETKGQGLYFEALTKYLTLENDKDYFDIVDNYDKETIRKVYQFLLLKALKELNNPSYDITPEVITMYVSHLIECIYGKEKISIADFASGSGSFLINIAALVKGEKDFTSIDVDSNYVKLQQNIFNLLEVPAEIINQDVLKPLNIKKQDVIISDVPFGYYADEDNSLNYKLCSSEGYSINALLFIEQVANYLTEDGVGMLVVPKQILELEDNFKKFLEEEINLNAVITLPEEMFKNSSQAKALILITKKGQKKLPSQVFLAEVPSYQNKTGYASFIEEFNSWLESK, translated from the coding sequence ATGTCAGATTTAGAAAAATTATTTTTTAAAATAGATAAGCAAGTAGAAGAGACTAAAGGGCAAGGTTTATATTTTGAAGCTTTGACAAAGTATTTAACATTAGAAAATGATAAAGATTATTTTGATATTGTTGATAACTATGACAAAGAGACAATAAGAAAAGTGTATCAATTCTTACTATTAAAAGCATTGAAAGAATTAAATAATCCAAGTTATGATATTACACCGGAAGTTATTACGATGTATGTGAGTCATTTAATTGAATGTATTTATGGGAAAGAGAAGATTTCTATCGCTGATTTTGCTAGTGGTAGTGGTAGCTTTCTAATTAATATCGCGGCTTTGGTCAAAGGAGAAAAAGACTTTACATCTATTGATGTTGATAGTAATTATGTAAAATTACAACAAAATATTTTTAATCTATTAGAAGTTCCTGCAGAAATTATTAACCAAGACGTCTTAAAACCTCTAAATATCAAAAAACAAGATGTTATTATTAGTGATGTGCCATTTGGTTATTATGCAGATGAGGATAACAGCTTAAATTATAAACTATGTAGTAGTGAAGGATATAGTATTAATGCTTTATTATTCATTGAACAAGTGGCAAATTACTTAACAGAAGATGGTGTAGGAATGTTAGTTGTTCCGAAACAAATTTTGGAATTAGAAGATAATTTTAAAAAATTTTTAGAAGAAGAGATTAATTTAAATGCGGTTATTACGCTACCGGAGGAAATGTTTAAAAATTCTTCTCAGGCTAAAGCTCTTATTTTAATAACTAAAAAAGGACAGAAAAAATTACCTAGTCAAGTCTTTTTAGCGGAAGTTCCAAGTTATCAAAATAAAACAGGTTATGCGAGTTTTATTGAGGAATTTAATAGTTGGCTTGAAAGCAAGTAA
- a CDS encoding aminotransferase class V-fold PLP-dependent enzyme, translated as MSYYFDYGATSLKKPKEVADKVYEVLSSGKYANASRGSYYEANNAFREVYEARKAVADFFGLKEEDRMVFTSNSTESLNIAIFGLLNKEDHVVTTSMEHNSVLRPIYLAHETIGCDYTIVYGDKTGMISYEDLEAAIRPNTKMLAITHSSNVTGNIIDLEKVATICKKHNIISVVDASQTAGVIPINMEELGIDVLCFTGHKSLYGPQGIGGLCIRLKEPEIRRYKVGGSGVRTFDKEHPGEYPLRLEAGTLNTAGILGLHEGIKYINKKGINNLYKKQIGFADRFYNELKDLDCLEFYGDFTKERTAVVAMNFKDIPAADVADVLSEQYNIAIRPGAHCAPLMHEALGTKDQGIVRFSFSSMNTEEEVDYAINAVKSIAKEL; from the coding sequence ATGAGTTATTATTTTGATTATGGTGCAACATCATTAAAAAAACCAAAAGAAGTTGCTGATAAAGTTTATGAAGTATTATCTTCTGGGAAGTATGCCAATGCTTCACGAGGAAGCTATTATGAAGCGAACAACGCCTTTCGTGAAGTCTATGAAGCACGTAAAGCAGTAGCGGACTTTTTTGGATTAAAAGAAGAAGATAGAATGGTTTTTACCTCTAATTCAACAGAAAGTTTAAATATTGCAATCTTCGGTTTATTGAATAAAGAAGATCATGTTGTGACAACATCTATGGAGCATAATTCAGTTTTAAGACCAATTTATTTAGCTCATGAAACTATTGGGTGTGACTATACGATAGTATACGGTGATAAAACAGGTATGATAAGCTATGAAGACTTAGAAGCGGCTATTAGACCTAATACTAAGATGCTTGCTATTACGCATAGTTCTAACGTAACAGGAAATATTATCGACCTGGAAAAAGTAGCGACGATTTGCAAAAAACATAATATTATTTCAGTTGTAGATGCTTCGCAAACAGCGGGAGTAATACCGATAAATATGGAAGAGTTGGGCATTGATGTATTGTGTTTTACAGGACATAAAAGTCTTTACGGACCACAAGGTATTGGTGGACTTTGCATAAGATTGAAAGAACCAGAAATTCGTCGTTATAAAGTTGGAGGTAGTGGTGTCCGTACTTTTGACAAAGAACATCCTGGAGAATATCCATTACGTCTAGAAGCAGGAACTCTAAATACAGCGGGAATCTTAGGATTGCATGAGGGAATAAAATATATAAACAAAAAAGGTATTAACAATCTTTACAAAAAACAAATAGGTTTTGCCGATAGATTTTATAATGAGTTAAAAGACCTTGATTGTTTAGAATTTTATGGAGATTTTACAAAAGAAAGAACAGCAGTTGTTGCGATGAATTTCAAAGATATTCCTGCCGCTGATGTAGCTGATGTACTTTCAGAACAATATAACATAGCGATACGACCAGGGGCGCATTGTGCACCATTAATGCATGAAGCACTAGGGACTAAAGATCAAGGAATAGTTAGATTTTCATTTTCTAGTATGAATACAGAAGAAGAAGTCGACTATGCTATAAATGCGGTTAAGAGCATAGCAAAAGAACTATAA
- the selD gene encoding selenide, water dikinase SelD produces the protein MGPGALSDILKDLPKKYDENLIVGYESSDDAAVYKISDDKAIIQTLDFFTTMINDPYLYGQIAATNALSDVWAMGGDVISALNIVAFPENMDLEILHQILKGGAEKVHEAGGVLAGGHSIHDTTPKYGLSVTGVVHPDKILQNNNCKPGDMLIVTKPLGISIINTAHMVKECSEEAFAQSVKQMTTLNKYAADMMKGFNVNSCTDITGFGFLGHLVEMLDGKYSAEINIKDIPYIEEAYKCANEFVITAGGQLNRTYVEPNVDYQVKDFALEEIMYDPQTSGGLLISIPEEEAQQLLEKLNTLEIKSAIVGRVIKKQEKAVIVK, from the coding sequence ATAGGGCCGGGGGCTCTATCAGATATATTAAAAGATCTTCCAAAGAAATATGATGAAAATTTAATAGTAGGATACGAATCGTCAGATGATGCAGCAGTTTATAAGATTTCTGATGATAAGGCTATAATCCAGACGTTGGATTTCTTCACAACAATGATAAATGATCCTTACCTTTATGGTCAAATAGCGGCAACAAATGCACTAAGCGATGTGTGGGCTATGGGTGGCGATGTAATTTCGGCATTAAATATTGTAGCCTTCCCAGAAAATATGGATTTAGAGATTTTACACCAAATATTAAAAGGTGGAGCAGAAAAAGTTCATGAAGCTGGAGGAGTTCTTGCTGGTGGGCATTCTATTCATGATACAACACCTAAGTACGGATTATCTGTAACGGGAGTAGTACATCCTGATAAAATTTTACAAAATAATAATTGTAAACCAGGAGATATGCTTATCGTTACTAAACCACTAGGGATTAGTATTATTAATACAGCGCATATGGTAAAAGAATGTTCAGAAGAAGCATTCGCGCAAAGCGTCAAACAAATGACTACTTTGAATAAATATGCTGCTGATATGATGAAAGGATTCAATGTTAATAGCTGTACAGATATTACAGGCTTCGGTTTTTTAGGACATCTTGTAGAAATGTTAGATGGTAAGTATTCTGCAGAGATTAATATTAAAGATATTCCTTATATAGAAGAAGCTTATAAATGTGCAAATGAATTTGTTATTACAGCGGGAGGCCAATTAAATAGAACATATGTAGAACCTAATGTTGATTATCAGGTAAAAGACTTTGCATTGGAAGAGATAATGTATGATCCACAAACTTCAGGAGGTCTATTAATATCTATTCCTGAAGAAGAAGCTCAACAACTTTTAGAAAAACTAAACACTTTAGAAATAAAGAGCGCAATCGTAGGAAGAGTTATTAAAAAACAAGAAAAAGCTGTAATAGTAAAATAA
- the selB gene encoding selenocysteine-specific translation elongation factor, with translation MNNNVIIGTAGHIDHGKTTLIKALSGIETDTTQEEKERGMSINLGFAYFDLPSGKRCGVVDVPGHERFIKNMLAGVSGINLVLLLVDSREGIMPQTKEHFDILTLLGIENYIIVMTKIDLVEEEYRELVKEDIRAFTAGTPLEDAPIIEVDSISKKGLDTLLETIDKKTEDIQTRNIEKNARLNVDRAFQVKGFGTVVTGTLTEGVINVGDELVIYPKEIKTKVRNIQVHAQDVTQATAGQRTAINLANIKFDDIKRGDTLATAGSLTKTYMIDTEIKLINDESANLELWDRVRVYIGTKEIMARVVPLGAEELAAGGNGFAQLRLEEEIAVKNYDKFIIRTYSPMITIGGGVILDANPKKHSRFNEEILEKLKVQLEGNSSDLIANYLLSHQDYLVAKDNIVKELQLPVNEVEADIAQLLEEGLIYQTKIGYIHKKKYEEVLEKLKKLLIDYHKRYKLKVGIPKIEVISKFKLSQKEVLEMIDLFIKNNEVRLEGNLVAEKDFVVNYDKKQLAEKARIERELLQGGFTPPTIKDLTNGVKASVELLDSLVDNTIIRLDADLVLHKDMLDQAIKKVEEHFSTNDKMALAEFRDMTGSSRKYSMAILEYIDKLGVTRRVENYRVLAKK, from the coding sequence ATGAATAATAATGTAATTATTGGAACTGCAGGTCATATTGATCACGGAAAAACAACGTTAATAAAAGCATTGAGTGGTATTGAAACAGATACAACACAAGAAGAAAAAGAACGCGGGATGTCTATAAACCTTGGGTTCGCATATTTTGACCTACCAAGTGGGAAAAGATGCGGAGTGGTAGATGTTCCAGGACATGAAAGATTTATAAAAAATATGTTGGCAGGAGTTAGTGGAATTAACTTAGTATTACTTTTAGTCGATTCACGCGAAGGTATTATGCCACAAACAAAAGAACATTTCGATATTCTAACACTTCTTGGTATAGAAAACTATATTATCGTTATGACAAAAATAGATTTAGTTGAAGAAGAATATCGCGAACTGGTAAAAGAAGATATTCGTGCGTTTACAGCAGGTACTCCTCTTGAGGATGCACCGATTATAGAGGTAGATTCAATTAGTAAAAAAGGGTTGGATACTTTATTAGAAACTATTGATAAAAAAACAGAAGATATTCAAACAAGAAATATTGAAAAAAATGCACGCCTTAATGTTGACCGTGCGTTTCAAGTAAAAGGTTTTGGGACAGTAGTAACAGGGACTTTAACAGAAGGTGTAATAAATGTTGGAGATGAATTAGTCATTTATCCAAAAGAGATAAAAACTAAAGTAAGAAATATCCAAGTTCATGCTCAAGATGTAACACAAGCGACAGCGGGTCAAAGAACAGCTATAAACCTTGCTAATATCAAGTTTGATGATATTAAACGTGGAGATACATTAGCAACAGCGGGAAGTTTAACAAAAACATATATGATTGATACTGAAATTAAACTTATAAATGATGAAAGTGCTAATTTGGAGCTTTGGGATAGAGTGCGCGTTTATATAGGAACTAAAGAAATTATGGCTCGTGTAGTACCTCTTGGAGCAGAAGAATTAGCAGCCGGGGGTAATGGGTTTGCTCAACTTCGTTTAGAAGAAGAAATAGCTGTGAAGAATTATGATAAATTTATTATTAGAACGTACTCACCAATGATTACTATTGGTGGAGGGGTTATCTTAGATGCTAATCCTAAAAAACATAGTCGATTTAATGAAGAAATTTTAGAAAAATTAAAAGTTCAGTTAGAAGGAAATTCTAGTGATTTAATAGCTAATTATCTATTATCTCACCAAGATTATTTAGTGGCTAAAGATAATATAGTAAAAGAGTTGCAACTTCCAGTAAATGAGGTTGAAGCTGATATAGCGCAGTTATTAGAAGAGGGACTTATTTATCAAACAAAAATAGGCTATATTCACAAGAAAAAATATGAAGAAGTCTTAGAAAAACTGAAAAAACTTTTAATCGACTATCATAAACGTTATAAATTAAAAGTAGGAATACCGAAAATTGAAGTTATTTCTAAATTTAAATTATCTCAAAAAGAAGTTTTAGAGATGATAGATTTGTTTATAAAAAATAATGAAGTACGTCTAGAAGGAAATCTAGTTGCAGAAAAAGATTTTGTAGTAAATTATGATAAAAAACAACTGGCAGAAAAAGCGCGTATTGAACGCGAATTACTTCAAGGAGGATTCACGCCGCCAACTATAAAAGATTTAACAAATGGAGTAAAAGCAAGTGTTGAGTTATTAGATTCATTAGTAGATAATACAATTATTCGATTAGACGCTGATTTAGTACTACATAAAGATATGTTAGATCAAGCAATAAAGAAAGTGGAAGAACATTTTTCAACTAATGACAAGATGGCCCTTGCAGAGTTCCGTGATATGACGGGTTCAAGTAGAAAATATTCAATGGCGATTTTAGAATATATCGACAAATTGGGAGTAACACGTCGAGTAGAAAATTACAGAGTTTTAGCAAAAAAATAA
- a CDS encoding GNAT family N-acetyltransferase, producing MLRNITILDAKEIQKISDYELGYDVNLDIVKKQIEKLTKDNNHHIIIGFENEQTRKIIGFVHAESYESLYMEAGLNILALAVDCNFQGQGIGKKLMSSVEDYALENNISFIRLNSNVCRKEAHKFYESIGYVCDKTQKRLIKKL from the coding sequence ATGCTAAGGAATATTACTATATTAGATGCAAAAGAGATTCAAAAAATAAGTGATTATGAGTTGGGGTATGATGTCAATCTAGACATTGTGAAAAAACAAATAGAAAAATTAACTAAGGATAATAACCATCATATAATAATAGGTTTTGAAAATGAACAAACAAGAAAAATAATAGGGTTTGTCCATGCAGAGTCTTATGAAAGCTTATATATGGAGGCGGGTTTAAATATACTTGCATTAGCAGTAGATTGCAATTTTCAAGGGCAAGGAATAGGAAAAAAACTTATGAGTTCTGTAGAAGACTATGCTTTGGAAAATAATATTAGTTTTATCAGACTTAATTCAAATGTTTGCCGTAAAGAAGCACATAAGTTCTACGAAAGTATTGGTTACGTATGTGATAAAACTCAAAAACGATTAATTAAGAAACTATAA
- a CDS encoding CAP domain-containing protein yields MRKQGLKITSKVLTGLVLLTGVTALPTNALDVNNAAVDVNVKEVKVSVYEKNGNYYARLTSEKEVANVVARIVVEESKAEFVIKRDIIKPGEAVEVELDLKSKTPTKKLPHTAVERKTINTTVEAGGYKFKISVRYEIATPEVKARQEENKKGTDADNSANGKEGQPKAEPKETEKPAETPKPVTPAAPKENTVPKPETGNAQPSNKPAGAATFLNAPAAVAPKAPTIMNNATPAAPKVTNTEKKQEAPKQAPKQAAQPAATPKAAAPAPQATTREEQIRQAYISKVNALRAMNGLSVLKENAALNAGTKARSLTVLQTAFNAAIHGPAGSYEKAAAAKAGYPGAQHILYNVAINTNSGTPDQVAQRLLDTLYHEIGNVTTAFPYGHRNTLLAKSATEIGVGITISGGRVALVHHQNNSGAFQGITPIPSVYLDGKRY; encoded by the coding sequence AGGAGTAACAGCACTCCCAACAAATGCATTAGATGTGAATAATGCAGCGGTAGATGTAAACGTTAAAGAAGTAAAAGTAAGTGTATATGAAAAAAATGGTAATTATTATGCGCGCTTAACATCAGAAAAAGAAGTAGCAAATGTTGTAGCACGCATTGTTGTTGAAGAAAGCAAAGCTGAATTTGTTATTAAAAGAGATATAATAAAGCCTGGAGAAGCGGTAGAAGTAGAATTGGATTTAAAATCTAAAACACCTACTAAAAAATTACCACATACAGCAGTAGAAAGAAAAACTATCAATACTACAGTAGAAGCTGGTGGATACAAATTTAAAATTTCTGTTCGTTACGAAATAGCGACACCAGAAGTTAAAGCACGACAAGAAGAAAACAAAAAAGGCACTGATGCAGACAATTCGGCTAATGGAAAAGAAGGACAACCAAAAGCAGAACCAAAAGAAACAGAAAAACCTGCTGAAACTCCAAAGCCTGTAACGCCAGCAGCACCAAAAGAAAATACAGTGCCAAAACCAGAAACAGGTAACGCACAACCTTCTAATAAACCAGCAGGAGCAGCAACATTCTTAAATGCACCAGCAGCAGTTGCGCCAAAAGCTCCAACAATTATGAACAATGCAACGCCAGCAGCACCAAAAGTAACGAATACTGAGAAGAAACAAGAAGCTCCAAAACAAGCTCCAAAACAAGCGGCACAACCAGCAGCTACACCAAAGGCTGCAGCACCAGCGCCACAAGCAACAACTCGTGAAGAGCAAATTAGACAAGCATATATTAGTAAAGTAAATGCCTTACGTGCAATGAATGGCTTAAGCGTATTAAAAGAAAATGCAGCATTAAACGCAGGAACAAAAGCGCGTTCGCTTACAGTACTACAAACCGCATTTAATGCAGCTATTCATGGACCAGCAGGTTCGTATGAAAAAGCAGCGGCAGCGAAAGCTGGATATCCAGGAGCACAACATATTCTTTATAACGTTGCTATTAACACAAATAGTGGGACTCCAGATCAAGTAGCGCAAAGATTATTAGATACTTTATACCATGAAATTGGAAATGTAACTACAGCATTCCCTTATGGTCATAGAAATACGCTTTTAGCAAAATCAGCTACTGAAATTGGTGTAGGAATAACTATTTCTGGAGGAAGAGTAGCATTAGTACACCACCAAAATAATAGCGGAGCATTCCAAGGAATAACTCCAATTCCATCAGTTTACTTAGATGGTAAAAGATACTAA
- a CDS encoding cytochrome C biogenesis protein: MFAIICLNVMLLISYWYLIAENQKNKTKINSLEDDLNKAIKRIALLEEK; this comes from the coding sequence ATGTTTGCAATAATTTGTTTGAATGTTATGCTATTAATTTCTTATTGGTATTTAATTGCAGAAAATCAAAAGAATAAAACTAAAATTAATAGTTTGGAAGATGATTTAAATAAAGCAATTAAAAGAATAGCATTACTTGAAGAAAAATAA